One stretch of Ptiloglossa arizonensis isolate GNS036 chromosome 7, iyPtiAriz1_principal, whole genome shotgun sequence DNA includes these proteins:
- the LOC143149324 gene encoding tektin-3 isoform X1 translates to MYIENNMNILSTGKRQLQSWSTSNIPIPCIKPIPTYYGTDYNGTHNLIPWRSHMGYKNIEVIPLATKSISNYALDNANALNSLKFPNIVTGYERNSVHAAKTALHTRYTPNEWFQNQVKYYNEADSCRHFSERIRSDALRIIRDAEEKVQNGQFDTGRRLGERINDVNFWRNEVVSELERLLQEIERLQDCRSVLEKAIRDIEGPLHIAEECLYHREARKGTELVHDDSEKCLLREIEILRQNRKNLEMCLDRCKEQLRDCRASQNQLELDLKNKENALGIDAMCHQLNNYSHGLQYYSGIEKYDSCVSEQETWMDAANQIVQKSQTERNKSCQLRTNAEVLISKVGQEMWDAWSNTNNALAHRFSELLEAKTKLQQHLQKVQQEIFDVEKNLELMRKAIVDKSHVFKVAHTRLEARMHRPDLELCRDYAHIRCILTNFKNSSVKHSYSLFTHSLYFCSLQKEIDDIKHQVERMHRALRELENQHQKLLRTRTTLEHDLALKVDAMYIDREKVSSLRRAYPINALFRF, encoded by the exons ATGTACATAGAAAACAACATGAATATTCTTAGTACAGGAAAAAGG CAATTACAATCATGGAGTACAAGTAATATACCAATACCTTGCATTAAACCCATACCAACATATTATGGAACGGACTATAATGGTACACATAACTTAATACCTTGGCGTTCACATATGGGATATAAAAACATTGAAGTTATTCCTTT AGCTACAAAGTCAATATCAAATTATGCATTAGATAATGCAAATGCTCTAAACTCGTTGAAGTTTCCAAATATAGTGACAGGATATGAACGTAATTCCGTACACGCTGCAAAAACAGCTCTTCATACAAGATACACACCTAACGAATGGTTTCAAAATCAGGTAAAATATTATAACGAAGCAGATTCGTGTAGACATTTTTCAGAAAGAATAAGGAGCGATGCTTTACGAATTATTAG GGATGCAGAAGAAAAAGTGCAAAATGGACAATTCGACACTGGTAGACGACTTGGTGAAAGAATAAATGATGTCAATTTCTGGCGAAACGAAGTAGTATCGGAATTAGAAAGATTGcttcaagaaattgaaagaCTTCAAGATTGTCGCTCAGTTTTAGAAAAAGCAATTAGAGATATCGAGGGTCCGTTGCACATTGCAGAGGAATGTCTTTATCATAGAGAAGCTAGAAAGG GTACAGAACTTGTGCACGACGATTCAGAGAAATGTTTACTCAGAGAAATAGAAATCTTACGTCAAAACAGGAAAAATCTGGAGATGTGCTTAGATAGATGTAAAGAGCAG CTACGAGATTGCAGAGCCTCTCAAAATCAGTTAGAAttagatttgaaaaataaagaaaatgcaTTAGGAATAGATGCAATGTGTCATCAATTGAATAATTATAGCCATGGATTACAATACTATTCAGGCATTGAAAAATACGATTCATG TGTTTCAGAACAAGAAACATGGATGGATGCAGCGAACCAAATAGTTCAAAAATCTCAGacagaaagaaacaaatctTGTCAGTTGAGGACAAATGCAGAAGTTCTTATAAGTAAAGTTGGACAAGAAATGTGGGATGCATGGAGCAACACAAACAATGCTTTAGCGCATAGATTTTCCGAACTGCTCGAAGCTAAAACTAAGCTTCAACAGCATTTACAAAAG GTgcaacaagaaatatttgatgTGGAGAAAAACTTAGAATTAATGCGTAAAGCTATTGTGGATAAAAGTCATGTATTTAAAGTAGCGCATACTAGATTGGAAGCTAGAATGCATCGTCCAGATTTAGAACTGTGCCGTGATTATGCTCACATAAGGtgcattttaacaaattttaaaaattctagtGTCAAACACTCGTATAGTTtatttactcactcactctaTTTTTGCAGTCTTCAAAAAGAAATTGACGACATAAAGCATCAAGTGGAGAGAATGCACCGGGCATTACGAGAGTTAGAGAAccagcatcagaaattattacgaacacgCACAACGTTAGAGCACGATCTTGCGTTGAAGGTCGACGCAATGTATATCGATCGAGAAAAAGTTTCTAGTCTTAGACGTGCTTATCCAATTAATGCTTTATTTAGGTTTTAA
- the LOC143149327 gene encoding uncharacterized protein LOC143149327 isoform X2, with the protein MVFDPVVEEQRKRFFRQNYGAHLPGYTGHCPTLKFRVGKRFGASTEEIMKELLEKKILKTGPYRPNSSRDVHENGSIPCGKDDIRRDWKTDAHLFKAPPYILGYTGYIPGFNSRYGLSFMRAVEEGAREWRENQSKLRARRDAMRAQAERCDPRNLLSRARADNVAIEIDHDHERNRTTFHYEVSPERPPIVGYTGHIPGAKGEVALSKSM; encoded by the exons ATGGTCTTCGATCCAGTCGTCGAAGAGCAGAGGAAACGCTTCTTTCGACAAAATTATGGCGCTCATTTACCCGG tTACACCGGACACTGTCCCACCCTCAAGTTTCGAGTCGGAAAACGATTCGGTGCCAGTACGGAAGAAATTATGAAG GAAttactcgaaaagaaaatcCTCAAGACGGGACCTTACCGACCAAATTCGAGCAGGGACGTGCACGAAAATGGATCGATTCCTTGCGGGAAAGACGATATCAGAAGAGATTGGAAAACCGACGCGCATTTATTCAAAGCGCCGCCGTACATCCTTGGATACACGG GATATATTCCTGGATTTAATAGCAGGTACGGTCTATCCTTTATGAGAGCCGTGGAGGAAGGGGCCAGGGAATGGCGTGAAAATCAAAGCAAATTGAGAGCACGTAGGGACGCTATGAGGGCTCAGGCCGAGAGATGCGATCCCAGAAATCTTTTGTCCCGGGCGAGAGCAGATAACGTGGCCATCGAGATCGATCACGATCACGAACGAAATCGTACGACTTTTC ATTATGAAGTCTCTCCTGAAAGACCACCGATCGTGGGTTACACGGGACATATTCCAGGAGCAAAAGGAGAAGTAGCTCTGTCGAAAAG CATGTAA
- the LOC143149324 gene encoding tektin-3 isoform X3 has protein sequence MGYKNIEVIPLATKSISNYALDNANALNSLKFPNIVTGYERNSVHAAKTALHTRYTPNEWFQNQVKYYNEADSCRHFSERIRSDALRIIRDAEEKVQNGQFDTGRRLGERINDVNFWRNEVVSELERLLQEIERLQDCRSVLEKAIRDIEGPLHIAEECLYHREARKGTELVHDDSEKCLLREIEILRQNRKNLEMCLDRCKEQLRDCRASQNQLELDLKNKENALGIDAMCHQLNNYSHGLQYYSGIEKYDSCVSEQETWMDAANQIVQKSQTERNKSCQLRTNAEVLISKVGQEMWDAWSNTNNALAHRFSELLEAKTKLQQHLQKVQQEIFDVEKNLELMRKAIVDKSHVFKVAHTRLEARMHRPDLELCRDYAHIRCILTNFKNSSVKHSYSLFTHSLYFCSLQKEIDDIKHQVERMHRALRELENQHQKLLRTRTTLEHDLALKVDAMYIDREKVSSLRRAYPINALFRF, from the exons ATGGGATATAAAAACATTGAAGTTATTCCTTT AGCTACAAAGTCAATATCAAATTATGCATTAGATAATGCAAATGCTCTAAACTCGTTGAAGTTTCCAAATATAGTGACAGGATATGAACGTAATTCCGTACACGCTGCAAAAACAGCTCTTCATACAAGATACACACCTAACGAATGGTTTCAAAATCAGGTAAAATATTATAACGAAGCAGATTCGTGTAGACATTTTTCAGAAAGAATAAGGAGCGATGCTTTACGAATTATTAG GGATGCAGAAGAAAAAGTGCAAAATGGACAATTCGACACTGGTAGACGACTTGGTGAAAGAATAAATGATGTCAATTTCTGGCGAAACGAAGTAGTATCGGAATTAGAAAGATTGcttcaagaaattgaaagaCTTCAAGATTGTCGCTCAGTTTTAGAAAAAGCAATTAGAGATATCGAGGGTCCGTTGCACATTGCAGAGGAATGTCTTTATCATAGAGAAGCTAGAAAGG GTACAGAACTTGTGCACGACGATTCAGAGAAATGTTTACTCAGAGAAATAGAAATCTTACGTCAAAACAGGAAAAATCTGGAGATGTGCTTAGATAGATGTAAAGAGCAG CTACGAGATTGCAGAGCCTCTCAAAATCAGTTAGAAttagatttgaaaaataaagaaaatgcaTTAGGAATAGATGCAATGTGTCATCAATTGAATAATTATAGCCATGGATTACAATACTATTCAGGCATTGAAAAATACGATTCATG TGTTTCAGAACAAGAAACATGGATGGATGCAGCGAACCAAATAGTTCAAAAATCTCAGacagaaagaaacaaatctTGTCAGTTGAGGACAAATGCAGAAGTTCTTATAAGTAAAGTTGGACAAGAAATGTGGGATGCATGGAGCAACACAAACAATGCTTTAGCGCATAGATTTTCCGAACTGCTCGAAGCTAAAACTAAGCTTCAACAGCATTTACAAAAG GTgcaacaagaaatatttgatgTGGAGAAAAACTTAGAATTAATGCGTAAAGCTATTGTGGATAAAAGTCATGTATTTAAAGTAGCGCATACTAGATTGGAAGCTAGAATGCATCGTCCAGATTTAGAACTGTGCCGTGATTATGCTCACATAAGGtgcattttaacaaattttaaaaattctagtGTCAAACACTCGTATAGTTtatttactcactcactctaTTTTTGCAGTCTTCAAAAAGAAATTGACGACATAAAGCATCAAGTGGAGAGAATGCACCGGGCATTACGAGAGTTAGAGAAccagcatcagaaattattacgaacacgCACAACGTTAGAGCACGATCTTGCGTTGAAGGTCGACGCAATGTATATCGATCGAGAAAAAGTTTCTAGTCTTAGACGTGCTTATCCAATTAATGCTTTATTTAGGTTTTAA
- the LOC143149327 gene encoding uncharacterized protein LOC143149327 isoform X1: MVFDPVVEEQRKRFFRQNYGAHLPGYTGHCPTLKFRVGKRFGASTEEIMKELLEKKILKTGPYRPNSSRDVHENGSIPCGKDDIRRDWKTDAHLFKAPPYILGYTGYIPGFNSRYGLSFMRAVEEGAREWRENQSKLRARRDAMRAQAERCDPRNLLSRARADNVAIEIDHDHERNRTTFHYEVSPERPPIVGYTGHIPGAKGEVALSKRYAQAARKGLELIRKEREERLGKLRDAAAVQKVLDDVRIHETEQIRAM; this comes from the exons ATGGTCTTCGATCCAGTCGTCGAAGAGCAGAGGAAACGCTTCTTTCGACAAAATTATGGCGCTCATTTACCCGG tTACACCGGACACTGTCCCACCCTCAAGTTTCGAGTCGGAAAACGATTCGGTGCCAGTACGGAAGAAATTATGAAG GAAttactcgaaaagaaaatcCTCAAGACGGGACCTTACCGACCAAATTCGAGCAGGGACGTGCACGAAAATGGATCGATTCCTTGCGGGAAAGACGATATCAGAAGAGATTGGAAAACCGACGCGCATTTATTCAAAGCGCCGCCGTACATCCTTGGATACACGG GATATATTCCTGGATTTAATAGCAGGTACGGTCTATCCTTTATGAGAGCCGTGGAGGAAGGGGCCAGGGAATGGCGTGAAAATCAAAGCAAATTGAGAGCACGTAGGGACGCTATGAGGGCTCAGGCCGAGAGATGCGATCCCAGAAATCTTTTGTCCCGGGCGAGAGCAGATAACGTGGCCATCGAGATCGATCACGATCACGAACGAAATCGTACGACTTTTC ATTATGAAGTCTCTCCTGAAAGACCACCGATCGTGGGTTACACGGGACATATTCCAGGAGCAAAAGGAGAAGTAGCTCTGTCGAAAAGGTACGCCCAAGCCGCGAGAAAGGGACTAGAGTTGATAAGAAAAGAACGCGAGGAGAGGCTCGGTAAGCTACGGGACGCGGCTGCGGTGCAGAAAGTTTTGGACGATGTGCGTATTCACGAAACTGAACAAATACGAGC CATGTAA
- the LOC143149327 gene encoding uncharacterized protein LOC143149327 isoform X3, translated as MKELLEKKILKTGPYRPNSSRDVHENGSIPCGKDDIRRDWKTDAHLFKAPPYILGYTGYIPGFNSRYGLSFMRAVEEGAREWRENQSKLRARRDAMRAQAERCDPRNLLSRARADNVAIEIDHDHERNRTTFHYEVSPERPPIVGYTGHIPGAKGEVALSKRYAQAARKGLELIRKEREERLGKLRDAAAVQKVLDDVRIHETEQIRAM; from the exons ATGAAG GAAttactcgaaaagaaaatcCTCAAGACGGGACCTTACCGACCAAATTCGAGCAGGGACGTGCACGAAAATGGATCGATTCCTTGCGGGAAAGACGATATCAGAAGAGATTGGAAAACCGACGCGCATTTATTCAAAGCGCCGCCGTACATCCTTGGATACACGG GATATATTCCTGGATTTAATAGCAGGTACGGTCTATCCTTTATGAGAGCCGTGGAGGAAGGGGCCAGGGAATGGCGTGAAAATCAAAGCAAATTGAGAGCACGTAGGGACGCTATGAGGGCTCAGGCCGAGAGATGCGATCCCAGAAATCTTTTGTCCCGGGCGAGAGCAGATAACGTGGCCATCGAGATCGATCACGATCACGAACGAAATCGTACGACTTTTC ATTATGAAGTCTCTCCTGAAAGACCACCGATCGTGGGTTACACGGGACATATTCCAGGAGCAAAAGGAGAAGTAGCTCTGTCGAAAAGGTACGCCCAAGCCGCGAGAAAGGGACTAGAGTTGATAAGAAAAGAACGCGAGGAGAGGCTCGGTAAGCTACGGGACGCGGCTGCGGTGCAGAAAGTTTTGGACGATGTGCGTATTCACGAAACTGAACAAATACGAGC CATGTAA
- the Nubp1 gene encoding NUBP iron-sulfur cluster assembly factor 1 isoform X2, translating into MCAGCPNQTLCASGATKQPDPGIALVKERLSTVKHKILVLSGKGGVGKSTVTSLVSRTLAATNSHINVAVLDVDICGPSQPRVLGALGEQVHQSGSGWSPVYIEDNLSLMSIGFLLASPNDAVIWRGPKKNGMIKQFLSEVDWGSLDYLILDTPPGTSDEHLSTTSYLKDTGNTGAIIVTTPQQVALLDVRKEIDFCRKVNVPILGVIENMSIFVCPKCKESVEIFPASTGGGRAMAKELNVEFLGSLPLDPLLARCCDEGKNFLTEVPESPTVFTLQDIVQKIMEKCEELKENCQVNST; encoded by the exons ATGTGTGCAGGATGTCCAAATCAAACACTATGTGCATCTGGTGCTACGAAACAACCGGATCCTGGTATAGCTCTTGTTAAAGAAAGACTTTCTACAGTCAAACATAAAATATTGGTACTATCTGGTAAAGGCGGAGTTGGAAAAAGTACTGTCACATCATTGGTGTCTAGAACTTTAGCAGCAACCAATTCTCATATAAAT gTTGCAGTATTGGATGTTGACATTTGTGGGCCATCTCAACCGAGAGTGCTGGGTGCATTAGGAGAACAAGTTCATCAAAGTGGATCAGGGTGGTCTCCAGTA TACATTGAGGACAACTTGTCCCTAATGTCTATTGGATTTTTACTTGCCAGTCCAAACGATGCAGTGATATGGAGAGGACCAAAAAAGAATG gAATGATCAAGCAATTTTTGTCAGAAGTTGATTGGGGCAGTTTGGATTATTTAATTTTGGACACACCCCCTGGGACATCAGATGAACATTTATCAACTACATCTTATCTTAAAGATACTGGTAATACAGGAGCAATAATTGTGACAACCCCACAACAAGTAGCTCTGTTGGATGTGAGAAAAGAGATTGATTTTTGTAGAAAAGTAAATGTTCCAATCTTAGGTGTTATTGAAAATATGAGTATTTTTGTTTGTCCTAAATGTAAG GAGTCTGTTGAGATATTTCCTGCATCAACAGGTGGTGGTCGTGCAATGGCCAAAGAGCTTAATGTAGAATTTCTTGGTTCTCTACCATTAGATCCACTTTTGGCTAGATGCTGTGATGAGGGTAAAAATTTTCTAACTGAAGTTCCAGAATCACCAACAGTTTTTACACTACAAGACATTGTTCAAA aaattatggaaaaatgtgAAGAACTAAAAGAAAATTGCCAAGTCAATTCAACgtga
- the Cox11 gene encoding cytochrome c oxidase copper chaperone COX11 has translation MYFRIYQKLLNSHARQIHTNVSRILCNRYYDPVTKQQLRSSRLYWTGFGVLVIGLSYAAVPLYRIFCQSYNYGGAVTVGHDSDKVKTMEPVKHRVIKVSFNADTAATMQWNFKPQQNHIKVVPGETALAFYTAKNPLDVPIIGISTYNVVPFEAAEYFNKIQCFCFEEQQLNPHEEVDLPVFFYIDPQFDDDPRMQNIDEIILSYTFFQAKEGVKLPIPSYIKKHVTKN, from the exons atGTATTTTAGAATTTACCAAAAACTATTAAATAGCCACGCAAGACAAATACACactaacgtatctcgaatcttGTGCAATCGATATTATGACCCTGTTACTAAACAACAACTCCGTTCCTCGCGTTTATACTGGACCGGATTTGGTGTACTAGTCATTGGGTTAAGTTATGCAGCAGTACCTTTATACAGAATATTTTGTCAG TCGTACAATTATGGTGGGGCGGTAACTGTTGGTCATGATAGCGATAAAGTAAAAACCATGGAACCCGTTAAGCATAGAGTAATAAAAGTGTCGTTTAATGCCGACACTGCAGCAACGATGCAGTGGAATTTTAAACCTCAACAAAATCATATAAAAGTTGTTCCTGGTGAAACTGCTTTAGCATTTTATACTGCTAAAAATCCATTAGATGTACCAATTATTGGTATATCAACTTATAATGTAGtaccatttgaagcagctgagtattttaataaaattcagtGCTTCTGTTTCGAAGAACAACAACTTAATCCGCACGAAGAA GTTGACCTGCCAGTATTTTTCTACATCGATCCACAGTTCGATGATGATCCTAGAATGCAGAATATCGATGAAATTATACTTTCCTACACGTTCTTCCAGGCTAAAGAAGGAGTTAAACTCCCCATACCGAGTTATATAAAAAAACATGTGACAAAAAACTAA
- the LOC143149324 gene encoding tektin-3 isoform X2: MYIENNMNILSTGKRQLQSWSTSNIPIPCIKPIPTYYGTDYNGTHNLIPWRSHMGYKNIEVIPLATKSISNYALDNANALNSLKFPNIVTGYERNSVHAAKTALHTRYTPNEWFQNQVKYYNEADSCRHFSERIRSDALRIIRDAEEKVQNGQFDTGRRLGERINDVNFWRNEVVSELERLLQEIERLQDCRSVLEKAIRDIEGPLHIAEECLYHREARKGTELVHDDSEKCLLREIEILRQNRKNLEMCLDRCKEQLRDCRASQNQLELDLKNKENALGIDAMCHQLNNYSHGLQYYSGIEKYDSCVSEQETWMDAANQIVQKSQTERNKSCQLRTNAEVLISKVGQEMWDAWSNTNNALAHRFSELLEAKTKLQQHLQKVQQEIFDVEKNLELMRKAIVDKSHVFKVAHTRLEARMHRPDLELCRDYAHISLQKEIDDIKHQVERMHRALRELENQHQKLLRTRTTLEHDLALKVDAMYIDREKVSSLRRAYPINALFRF, translated from the exons ATGTACATAGAAAACAACATGAATATTCTTAGTACAGGAAAAAGG CAATTACAATCATGGAGTACAAGTAATATACCAATACCTTGCATTAAACCCATACCAACATATTATGGAACGGACTATAATGGTACACATAACTTAATACCTTGGCGTTCACATATGGGATATAAAAACATTGAAGTTATTCCTTT AGCTACAAAGTCAATATCAAATTATGCATTAGATAATGCAAATGCTCTAAACTCGTTGAAGTTTCCAAATATAGTGACAGGATATGAACGTAATTCCGTACACGCTGCAAAAACAGCTCTTCATACAAGATACACACCTAACGAATGGTTTCAAAATCAGGTAAAATATTATAACGAAGCAGATTCGTGTAGACATTTTTCAGAAAGAATAAGGAGCGATGCTTTACGAATTATTAG GGATGCAGAAGAAAAAGTGCAAAATGGACAATTCGACACTGGTAGACGACTTGGTGAAAGAATAAATGATGTCAATTTCTGGCGAAACGAAGTAGTATCGGAATTAGAAAGATTGcttcaagaaattgaaagaCTTCAAGATTGTCGCTCAGTTTTAGAAAAAGCAATTAGAGATATCGAGGGTCCGTTGCACATTGCAGAGGAATGTCTTTATCATAGAGAAGCTAGAAAGG GTACAGAACTTGTGCACGACGATTCAGAGAAATGTTTACTCAGAGAAATAGAAATCTTACGTCAAAACAGGAAAAATCTGGAGATGTGCTTAGATAGATGTAAAGAGCAG CTACGAGATTGCAGAGCCTCTCAAAATCAGTTAGAAttagatttgaaaaataaagaaaatgcaTTAGGAATAGATGCAATGTGTCATCAATTGAATAATTATAGCCATGGATTACAATACTATTCAGGCATTGAAAAATACGATTCATG TGTTTCAGAACAAGAAACATGGATGGATGCAGCGAACCAAATAGTTCAAAAATCTCAGacagaaagaaacaaatctTGTCAGTTGAGGACAAATGCAGAAGTTCTTATAAGTAAAGTTGGACAAGAAATGTGGGATGCATGGAGCAACACAAACAATGCTTTAGCGCATAGATTTTCCGAACTGCTCGAAGCTAAAACTAAGCTTCAACAGCATTTACAAAAG GTgcaacaagaaatatttgatgTGGAGAAAAACTTAGAATTAATGCGTAAAGCTATTGTGGATAAAAGTCATGTATTTAAAGTAGCGCATACTAGATTGGAAGCTAGAATGCATCGTCCAGATTTAGAACTGTGCCGTGATTATGCTCACATAAG TCTTCAAAAAGAAATTGACGACATAAAGCATCAAGTGGAGAGAATGCACCGGGCATTACGAGAGTTAGAGAAccagcatcagaaattattacgaacacgCACAACGTTAGAGCACGATCTTGCGTTGAAGGTCGACGCAATGTATATCGATCGAGAAAAAGTTTCTAGTCTTAGACGTGCTTATCCAATTAATGCTTTATTTAGGTTTTAA
- the Nubp1 gene encoding NUBP iron-sulfur cluster assembly factor 1 isoform X1, translated as MADVPTDVPQHCPGTTSKDAGKASMCAGCPNQTLCASGATKQPDPGIALVKERLSTVKHKILVLSGKGGVGKSTVTSLVSRTLAATNSHINVAVLDVDICGPSQPRVLGALGEQVHQSGSGWSPVYIEDNLSLMSIGFLLASPNDAVIWRGPKKNGMIKQFLSEVDWGSLDYLILDTPPGTSDEHLSTTSYLKDTGNTGAIIVTTPQQVALLDVRKEIDFCRKVNVPILGVIENMSIFVCPKCKESVEIFPASTGGGRAMAKELNVEFLGSLPLDPLLARCCDEGKNFLTEVPESPTVFTLQDIVQKIMEKCEELKENCQVNST; from the exons ATGGCAGATGTACCTACCGACGTACCACAAC ATTGCCCTGGTACTACGAGCAAAGATGCAGGCAAAGCATCTATGTGTGCAGGATGTCCAAATCAAACACTATGTGCATCTGGTGCTACGAAACAACCGGATCCTGGTATAGCTCTTGTTAAAGAAAGACTTTCTACAGTCAAACATAAAATATTGGTACTATCTGGTAAAGGCGGAGTTGGAAAAAGTACTGTCACATCATTGGTGTCTAGAACTTTAGCAGCAACCAATTCTCATATAAAT gTTGCAGTATTGGATGTTGACATTTGTGGGCCATCTCAACCGAGAGTGCTGGGTGCATTAGGAGAACAAGTTCATCAAAGTGGATCAGGGTGGTCTCCAGTA TACATTGAGGACAACTTGTCCCTAATGTCTATTGGATTTTTACTTGCCAGTCCAAACGATGCAGTGATATGGAGAGGACCAAAAAAGAATG gAATGATCAAGCAATTTTTGTCAGAAGTTGATTGGGGCAGTTTGGATTATTTAATTTTGGACACACCCCCTGGGACATCAGATGAACATTTATCAACTACATCTTATCTTAAAGATACTGGTAATACAGGAGCAATAATTGTGACAACCCCACAACAAGTAGCTCTGTTGGATGTGAGAAAAGAGATTGATTTTTGTAGAAAAGTAAATGTTCCAATCTTAGGTGTTATTGAAAATATGAGTATTTTTGTTTGTCCTAAATGTAAG GAGTCTGTTGAGATATTTCCTGCATCAACAGGTGGTGGTCGTGCAATGGCCAAAGAGCTTAATGTAGAATTTCTTGGTTCTCTACCATTAGATCCACTTTTGGCTAGATGCTGTGATGAGGGTAAAAATTTTCTAACTGAAGTTCCAGAATCACCAACAGTTTTTACACTACAAGACATTGTTCAAA aaattatggaaaaatgtgAAGAACTAAAAGAAAATTGCCAAGTCAATTCAACgtga